In one window of Opitutus sp. GAS368 DNA:
- the pdxH gene encoding pyridoxamine 5'-phosphate oxidase translates to MALADMRKDYSLAGLLEKDLAKNPFRQFEQWFQEAEAAKIAEPNAMTLATTGRDGRPAARTVLLKGCDGRGFVFYTNYESRKGRELDANPRAALLFPWVAMERQVTVEGPVARVSREESEAYFHSRPRQSQLAAWASPQSTAVAGRAVIEESYRVVEKKYEGREVPLPPNWGGFRLAPETVEFWQGRRSRLHDRLRYRRETGGDWVIERLSP, encoded by the coding sequence ATGGCACTGGCCGATATGCGGAAGGACTACAGCCTGGCGGGACTCCTCGAAAAGGACCTCGCGAAAAACCCGTTCCGCCAGTTCGAGCAGTGGTTTCAGGAGGCCGAGGCGGCGAAGATCGCCGAACCGAACGCCATGACGCTGGCCACCACCGGCCGCGACGGCCGGCCCGCCGCCCGCACCGTGCTGCTCAAGGGCTGTGACGGTCGCGGCTTTGTCTTCTACACCAATTACGAGAGCCGCAAGGGCCGCGAGCTCGACGCCAACCCCCGCGCCGCCCTGCTCTTCCCGTGGGTGGCGATGGAGCGGCAGGTCACCGTTGAGGGACCCGTGGCGCGCGTGAGCCGCGAGGAGTCCGAGGCCTATTTCCACAGCCGGCCGCGTCAGAGCCAGCTGGCCGCCTGGGCCTCGCCGCAGAGCACCGCCGTCGCCGGCCGCGCCGTCATCGAGGAAAGCTACCGCGTGGTGGAAAAAAAATACGAGGGGCGCGAGGTGCCCCTGCCGCCCAACTGGGGCGGATTCCGGCTGGCGCCCGAGACCGTCGAGTTCTGGCAGGGCCGGCGCAGCCGCCTGCACGACCGGCTGCGCTACCGCCGGGAAACCGGCGGCGATTGGGTGATTGAACGGCTCTCGCCCTGA
- a CDS encoding TSUP family transporter — protein sequence MPPVPDLPPWAFLALFAAGLVAGTVDAIAGGGGLITLPVLLGIGLPAPLALGTSKLQGAFGSGSAAWSFVRRGAVDLHECRLGFALTALGALGGAFTVHLLDPQFLGALIPWLLGAIVIYMIFRPALGATSRHHRMERWPFYLLFGLGLGFYDGFFGPGVGSFWTIAFVTVLGHDFVRAAGHTKVMNFASNLAAVGLFATAGLVAWLPGLAMSAGQVVGGRLGAHLAMTRGARFVRPIFLVMATLVALKLIYASLAARS from the coding sequence ATGCCACCCGTTCCCGATCTGCCGCCGTGGGCCTTTCTCGCGCTGTTCGCCGCCGGGCTGGTCGCGGGCACCGTGGATGCGATCGCGGGCGGGGGCGGGCTGATCACGCTGCCCGTTCTGCTTGGCATCGGCCTGCCCGCCCCGCTGGCGCTCGGCACCTCCAAGCTGCAGGGCGCCTTCGGCTCCGGCTCGGCAGCGTGGAGTTTTGTGCGGCGCGGTGCGGTTGACCTGCACGAGTGCCGTCTGGGGTTCGCGCTGACCGCCCTCGGCGCGCTGGGCGGCGCCTTCACGGTCCACCTGCTCGACCCGCAATTCCTCGGGGCGCTCATCCCGTGGCTGCTCGGGGCCATCGTGATCTACATGATCTTCCGGCCCGCCCTCGGTGCGACCAGCCGGCACCATCGCATGGAACGCTGGCCCTTCTACCTGTTGTTCGGGCTGGGGCTGGGCTTCTACGACGGCTTCTTCGGCCCGGGCGTCGGCTCGTTCTGGACGATCGCGTTCGTCACGGTGCTCGGGCACGATTTTGTCCGGGCGGCCGGCCACACCAAGGTCATGAACTTTGCCAGCAACCTGGCGGCCGTGGGGTTGTTCGCCACGGCGGGCCTGGTGGCCTGGCTGCCCGGCCTGGCCATGAGTGCCGGCCAGGTGGTCGGCGGGCGGCTCGGCGCCCACCTGGCCATGACCCGCGGCGCCCGGTTCGTGCGGCCGATCTTCCTCGTCATGGCCACGCTGGTGGCGCTGAAACTCATTTACGCCAGCCTCGCCGCCCGTTCATGA
- a CDS encoding M20 family metallopeptidase — protein MSPARYLDRHQADLVAFLQRLIRLRTVNPPGENYGEITALLAATLRELGLQVRRLPVPRALQKKTQPELLAYPRYNVIGFWDTGAKKTIHFNAHYDVVPVSGSWRHGSPFHPVVENGWIYGRGTADMKGAIASIVFALKALRAVGVKPGFNVEVSFTADEETDSTLGTGWVTSHGKLRADYAVVGEGGEGDGVCCGHNGVVWLNVRVHGRAAHGSTPSAGINALEKMSALVLALNAYKQRLARRTFRSPDGRRLHPTVNLGGVFASGEGGKVNTVPAAASFSIDRRVLPIESIRDAERELRAFLRTAAKKIPQCRITIEKISDNFSCYSSPTHPLFGAMRASVARVRRRPAKFTVSTGFNDMHFFASVRKIPTLGYGPGGFDYHAVDERARLKDLTDSAKIYADLLTTFKQ, from the coding sequence ATGTCGCCCGCCCGTTATCTCGACCGCCACCAGGCCGACCTGGTCGCCTTCCTGCAAAGGCTGATCCGGCTGCGCACGGTCAATCCCCCGGGCGAAAACTACGGCGAAATCACCGCCCTGCTCGCGGCCACCCTGCGTGAGCTCGGCCTGCAGGTGCGCCGGCTGCCGGTCCCCCGGGCGCTGCAAAAAAAGACGCAGCCGGAGCTGCTGGCCTACCCGCGCTACAACGTGATCGGTTTCTGGGACACCGGGGCGAAGAAAACCATCCACTTCAACGCCCACTACGACGTGGTGCCGGTGTCCGGCTCGTGGCGGCACGGCAGCCCGTTCCACCCGGTCGTGGAGAACGGCTGGATCTACGGCCGCGGCACCGCCGACATGAAGGGCGCCATCGCCAGCATCGTCTTTGCCCTGAAAGCCCTGCGCGCCGTCGGCGTGAAGCCCGGCTTCAACGTCGAGGTGTCTTTCACCGCCGACGAGGAGACCGACAGCACGCTCGGCACGGGCTGGGTCACGAGCCACGGCAAGTTGCGCGCCGACTATGCCGTGGTGGGCGAGGGCGGCGAGGGCGACGGCGTATGCTGCGGCCACAACGGCGTCGTGTGGCTCAATGTCCGCGTGCACGGCCGTGCCGCCCACGGCTCCACGCCCTCGGCCGGCATCAACGCCCTCGAGAAGATGTCCGCCCTCGTGCTCGCCCTCAACGCCTACAAGCAGCGGCTGGCCCGGCGCACCTTCCGTTCGCCTGACGGCCGGCGCCTGCACCCGACCGTCAATCTCGGCGGCGTCTTTGCCTCCGGCGAGGGCGGCAAGGTCAACACCGTGCCCGCCGCCGCCAGCTTTTCCATCGACCGCCGTGTGCTGCCCATCGAAAGCATCCGCGACGCCGAGCGCGAACTCCGCGCCTTCCTGCGGACCGCGGCGAAGAAAATCCCGCAGTGCCGGATCACCATCGAGAAGATCTCCGACAACTTCTCGTGCTACAGTTCGCCGACCCATCCGTTGTTCGGTGCCATGCGCGCGAGCGTGGCGCGCGTCCGCCGCCGCCCGGCTAAATTCACCGTGTCCACCGGCTTCAACGACATGCACTTCTTCGCCTCGGTGCGGAAAATCCCGACGCTCGGCTACGGCCCGGGCGGTTTCGACTATCACGCGGTGGACGAACGCGCCCGGCTCAAGGACCTGACCGATTCGGCGAAGATCTACGCCGACCTGCTGACGACGTTCAAGCAGTAG
- a CDS encoding serine hydrolase — protein MVPSLLVGLALIAVGHAQESDLRTAALQRAVVGAVWDTQAEFTSPALKVDQLGITVIDLRGAAPVRASYRGSERFYPASVIKLCFLAYCHRLMEDGKLADTPELRRGLRDMIVDSYNEATSYVVDAITGTTSGPELPPAALAAWHEQRGVVTRYFEALGYRNVNAQRKPWGEGPYGREKQDIAANPPARNFLSTDDTARLLEEIATGRCVTPERSAQMLELMRRDPFTPSADPDNQSVGFSGPALPPGAKLWSKAGWVSWARHDAALIELPGGGRVIIVTFTDGREHANNRAIIPAVVRRILAALPPTK, from the coding sequence GTGGTCCCTTCCCTTCTTGTTGGGCTTGCGCTCATCGCGGTGGGACACGCGCAGGAGTCTGACCTGCGGACCGCGGCGCTCCAACGGGCTGTCGTTGGCGCAGTATGGGACACGCAGGCGGAGTTCACCAGTCCCGCGCTCAAGGTGGACCAGCTCGGGATCACCGTGATCGACCTGCGCGGGGCGGCGCCCGTGCGCGCCAGCTATCGCGGCAGCGAACGGTTTTATCCCGCGAGCGTGATCAAGCTCTGCTTCCTCGCCTACTGCCACCGCCTGATGGAAGACGGCAAGCTGGCGGACACGCCCGAGCTGCGCCGCGGGCTGCGGGACATGATCGTTGATTCCTACAACGAGGCGACCAGCTACGTGGTCGACGCGATCACCGGCACCACCAGCGGGCCCGAACTGCCGCCGGCCGCGCTGGCGGCGTGGCATGAACAGCGCGGCGTGGTCACGCGTTACTTTGAGGCGCTCGGCTACCGGAACGTAAACGCGCAGCGCAAGCCGTGGGGCGAGGGACCCTATGGCCGCGAAAAACAGGACATCGCGGCGAACCCGCCGGCGCGAAACTTCCTTTCCACGGACGACACGGCCCGGCTGCTCGAGGAAATTGCGACCGGGCGGTGCGTCACGCCGGAGCGATCGGCCCAGATGCTGGAGTTGATGCGACGCGATCCTTTCACCCCCAGCGCCGATCCTGACAACCAGAGCGTCGGGTTCAGCGGCCCGGCGCTGCCGCCAGGGGCGAAACTGTGGTCGAAGGCCGGCTGGGTCAGCTGGGCGCGGCACGACGCGGCGCTGATCGAGCTGCCCGGCGGCGGCCGCGTCATCATCGTCACCTTCACCGACGGGCGGGAGCACGCCAACAACCGGGCGATCATCCCCGCAGTCGTGCGGCGCATCCTCGCGGCCCTGCCACCGACAAAATAA
- a CDS encoding MarC family protein, whose product MLEWLTKFLQAFIPLFVAIDPIGLAAIFLGLGQNVAIERRQKIAGQATWTGGLVALGFLFLGQSAFKALGISVSDFQVAGGLILFILAAKDLVQSAAEPEKVPEDFGVVPLGMPLIAGPALITTLLVLAQNQSLGLAIILVALAVNLGLVVLALHYSEWLGRRVGATGMRAISKIIAMLLAAIAVSMIRQGWKG is encoded by the coding sequence ATGCTCGAGTGGCTGACCAAGTTCCTGCAGGCGTTCATCCCGCTCTTCGTGGCCATCGACCCGATCGGGCTGGCCGCCATCTTCCTCGGGCTCGGGCAGAACGTCGCGATCGAGCGCCGGCAAAAGATCGCCGGCCAGGCGACGTGGACCGGCGGGCTCGTGGCGCTGGGTTTCCTTTTTCTCGGGCAGAGCGCGTTCAAGGCGCTCGGTATCTCGGTGAGCGATTTCCAGGTCGCGGGTGGGCTGATCCTGTTCATCCTCGCGGCCAAGGACCTGGTTCAGTCCGCCGCCGAGCCGGAGAAAGTGCCGGAAGATTTCGGCGTCGTGCCGCTCGGCATGCCGCTCATCGCGGGGCCGGCCTTGATCACCACCCTGCTCGTGCTGGCACAGAACCAGTCCCTCGGCCTCGCGATCATCCTGGTCGCGCTGGCGGTGAACCTGGGCCTGGTCGTGCTGGCCCTGCATTACAGCGAGTGGCTTGGCCGCCGGGTCGGCGCGACCGGCATGCGCGCCATCTCGAAGATCATCGCCATGTTGCTGGCGGCCATCGCGGTCAGCATGATCCGGCAGGGCTGGAAGGGCTAG
- a CDS encoding TIGR01777 family oxidoreductase produces the protein MAKVILAGGSGFLGRALGRTLAAAGWEVVVLTRDTDRVPPSDDMPALRAVMWNGETGGAWAAELEGAAALVNLAGRSINCVHSLENSREILKSRLNAVKALNKGYARTRHPPAVWVQCSATGFYGNAGDRFCEESLPSGPGFLAEVCRQWEEAFAALDLPDVRRVVLRLGPVLDRKTGPFPAMLGLTKKFLGGAAGSGRQFLSWVHRDDAVAAFEAAITNAGMAGVYNVCAPGAVTNTEFMRELRTATWRPWCPPAPEFIVRFVAEHHFYTDGNLVLHGQRATPQKLLATGFKFKHPALNSALRDLLWTVR, from the coding sequence ATGGCAAAAGTCATCCTGGCGGGCGGCAGCGGGTTCCTCGGGCGGGCGTTGGGCCGCACCCTGGCCGCGGCCGGCTGGGAGGTGGTTGTGCTGACGCGCGACACCGACCGCGTCCCCCCGTCGGACGACATGCCGGCGCTCCGCGCGGTGATGTGGAACGGCGAGACCGGCGGGGCCTGGGCGGCGGAACTCGAGGGGGCCGCCGCGCTCGTGAACCTGGCCGGCCGGAGCATCAACTGCGTCCACTCGCTGGAAAACAGCCGCGAGATCCTCAAGTCACGCCTCAACGCCGTGAAGGCCCTCAACAAGGGCTATGCGCGGACCAGGCATCCGCCGGCGGTCTGGGTGCAGTGCAGCGCCACGGGTTTTTACGGCAATGCCGGCGACCGCTTTTGCGAAGAGTCGCTGCCGTCGGGACCGGGCTTCCTCGCGGAGGTCTGCCGCCAGTGGGAAGAGGCGTTCGCCGCCCTGGACCTGCCCGACGTGCGCCGCGTCGTGCTGCGGCTCGGCCCGGTGCTCGACCGGAAGACGGGGCCGTTCCCGGCGATGCTGGGCCTGACCAAAAAATTCCTCGGCGGGGCCGCCGGCAGCGGCCGGCAGTTCCTGAGCTGGGTGCACCGCGACGACGCGGTCGCCGCGTTCGAGGCGGCCATCACCAACGCCGGGATGGCCGGGGTCTACAACGTCTGTGCACCGGGGGCCGTGACCAACACCGAGTTCATGCGCGAGCTGCGCACCGCCACGTGGCGGCCGTGGTGCCCGCCCGCGCCGGAGTTCATCGTGCGTTTCGTGGCCGAGCACCATTTCTACACCGACGGCAACCTGGTGTTGCACGGCCAGCGGGCCACGCCGCAAAAGCTCCTCGCGACCGGTTTTAAGTTCAAGCACCCGGCGCTGAATAGCGCGCTCCGCGACCTGCTCTGGACGGTGCGCTGA
- the rlmN gene encoding 23S rRNA (adenine(2503)-C(2))-methyltransferase RlmN has protein sequence MKPAPVNFHDLTREALRLQVVRWGFSPVHAARLWAYVYLEGLERWADMPELPVRFRAKAEGELAFPRLPVATETHSADGFTRKYLLALADDRRIETVLMRYTGRVTACISSQAGCAMGCVFCATGQMGFARHLAAGEIVAQALHVDRVLRQASCNLVGYKGPGPTSRGERLRNIVLMGMGEPLHNYDAVMTATEILCDSAGLSLGTKQVTLSTVGVVPGILRLADEGRPIHLAVSLHGATQAERAALVPVAKKWPLDELMDACRYYIAKQQRRIFYEWTLIEGKNDSADNAHAVGRLLQGQNAQVNLIPLNPTAGYGGAPTGQDAARRFQQILREYRLPSTIRQRRGIDIAAGCGQLATLPP, from the coding sequence ATGAAACCCGCTCCCGTCAACTTCCATGACCTGACCCGCGAGGCGCTGCGCCTGCAGGTCGTGCGCTGGGGTTTCAGCCCGGTGCACGCCGCGCGGTTGTGGGCCTATGTCTATCTCGAGGGCCTGGAGCGCTGGGCTGACATGCCCGAGCTGCCGGTGCGCTTCCGCGCCAAGGCCGAGGGCGAACTCGCCTTCCCCCGGCTGCCCGTGGCGACCGAGACGCACAGCGCCGACGGCTTCACCCGCAAATATCTCCTCGCGCTGGCCGACGACCGCCGGATCGAGACCGTGCTCATGCGCTACACGGGGCGCGTGACCGCCTGCATCAGCAGTCAGGCCGGCTGTGCGATGGGCTGCGTCTTCTGCGCCACCGGCCAGATGGGCTTTGCCCGCCACCTCGCCGCCGGCGAGATCGTGGCCCAGGCACTGCACGTGGACCGGGTGCTGCGCCAGGCCTCTTGTAACCTAGTAGGTTACAAGGGTCCCGGGCCGACGAGCCGGGGCGAACGCCTGCGCAATATCGTGCTGATGGGCATGGGCGAACCGCTGCACAATTACGACGCCGTGATGACGGCCACCGAGATCCTCTGCGACTCCGCGGGCCTGTCGCTGGGCACGAAGCAGGTCACACTGAGCACGGTCGGCGTGGTGCCGGGCATCCTCCGGCTCGCCGACGAGGGCCGCCCCATCCACCTCGCCGTGTCACTGCACGGCGCCACCCAGGCGGAGCGCGCCGCCCTCGTGCCCGTGGCGAAGAAGTGGCCGCTCGACGAGCTGATGGACGCCTGTCGTTACTACATCGCGAAGCAGCAGCGCCGGATTTTCTACGAATGGACCCTGATCGAAGGGAAAAACGATTCCGCCGACAACGCCCACGCCGTCGGCCGGCTGCTGCAGGGCCAGAATGCCCAGGTGAACCTGATCCCGCTGAACCCGACGGCCGGTTACGGCGGCGCCCCGACCGGCCAGGACGCGGCCCGGCGCTTCCAGCAGATTCTTCGCGAATACCGCCTGCCCAGCACCATCCGCCAGCGCCGGGGCATCGACATCGCCGCCGGGTGCGGGCAGCTGGCCACCCTTCCGCCTTGA
- a CDS encoding OmpH family outer membrane protein, producing the protein MKFVRLLSLPLLATALLAPLSAQPVKTPVIKAVEPSRVAFVNSGAFSEPATGIKQLVKVLQGLELEFSSQQSELSLLQEKLRTVAGELAKLRAEATPNTKAIEEKQTAGLALQQELQQKSQAAQQAYGQRQQEAQGPVSAEIGKELHAFATARDITLLFDLAKLGDGLIDAKPEADLTADFIAYYNAKHP; encoded by the coding sequence ATGAAATTCGTCCGCCTTCTCTCCCTTCCTCTGCTGGCCACCGCCTTGCTCGCGCCGCTGTCGGCCCAGCCCGTCAAAACTCCCGTGATCAAGGCCGTCGAGCCGTCCCGCGTGGCCTTTGTCAACAGCGGCGCCTTCAGCGAGCCCGCCACCGGCATCAAGCAGCTCGTCAAGGTCCTCCAGGGCCTCGAGCTTGAGTTCAGCTCCCAGCAGAGCGAACTGTCGCTGTTGCAGGAGAAGCTCCGGACCGTTGCGGGCGAGCTCGCGAAGCTGCGCGCCGAGGCGACCCCCAACACCAAGGCCATCGAGGAGAAACAGACCGCCGGCCTCGCCCTGCAGCAGGAGCTCCAGCAGAAGTCCCAGGCCGCCCAGCAGGCCTACGGCCAGCGCCAGCAAGAGGCCCAGGGCCCGGTAAGCGCCGAGATCGGCAAGGAGTTGCACGCCTTCGCCACCGCCCGCGACATCACCCTGCTTTTCGACCTGGCCAAGCTAGGCGACGGCCTGATTGACGCCAAGCCCGAGGCCGACCTGACGGCCGATTTCATCGCCTACTACAACGCCAAGCACCCGTAA